A window of Gammaproteobacteria bacterium contains these coding sequences:
- the traD gene encoding conjugative transfer system coupling protein TraD (Members of this protein family are the putative conjugative coupling factor, TraD, as the term is used for the SXT and TOL plasmid systems.) yields MSRYAFENLFREPIELYGGVLLLIIGLFLYLFPTLFLLLGVTKWVALALVLGLALKHIASGLRVFRFKRRLLQMNAFSMSTQALPANRHQLYLGEGFQWQPIHRQRLHLLNQLDNQGYLQPSKLYQWIDTAARRHPEGRLNQWRTLPLSPFKPLPDIGGKPSLHGVGSDTEQPVYLHQHNRNSHMVVFGMTRVGKTRLMCNIVAQDIRNGEAVLIIDPKSDLELLQDIVAACKVAGREKDLMILHAGMPEFSAKYNPLNNFVNISEIATRVTGAISAEGEGQQFKDFAWKFLNIVSTCLMEMGEPISYATLAFYVTRPKQLLYQYGEKMFPMKDPRYQEKIEQILAENSNKIDKKGNKKGDMTQQEAVQVYVENYIQETLERGDRSIYDAIIVDLHYAANLGEEYYSKITASLGPVFDKINKTSAREVFSWEGESTLPVIRLEEVIRDKKVVYMGLDALSNEAMAKAISQALIADLVTLIGKLYKTAPDKKFPLCLHVDEFSNMVRDEFINLLNKAGGAGIKVAAYTQTVNDLGAVFGTNKDKPKMLLGNFGTMIMLRVANDDTAEVFVNCLERTQTRSAVPYTTTSDKPDAQDGDFFTTQNTDSVSEEYQSIIEVNHLFSLPKGQAFVLTDGGKLYKIRIPLPEAQKDLPNSFEEILKQINRKTVIDSHEEVKL; encoded by the coding sequence ATGTCACGTTATGCGTTTGAAAATTTATTCCGAGAACCGATAGAACTTTATGGCGGTGTATTGTTATTGATCATAGGATTGTTCCTATATTTGTTCCCAACTCTGTTCCTATTATTAGGCGTTACAAAGTGGGTGGCTTTAGCGCTGGTATTGGGATTAGCGCTGAAACATATTGCGAGCGGCCTGCGTGTTTTTCGCTTCAAACGCAGGCTTTTACAAATGAATGCTTTTTCAATGAGCACACAAGCGCTACCTGCTAATCGTCATCAACTCTATCTAGGAGAAGGGTTCCAGTGGCAGCCCATACACCGTCAGCGATTACACCTATTAAATCAACTGGATAACCAAGGATATTTGCAGCCCTCAAAGCTTTATCAATGGATCGATACAGCGGCACGCCGTCACCCTGAAGGTCGATTAAATCAATGGCGTACGTTACCGCTTTCACCGTTTAAACCCTTGCCTGATATTGGAGGAAAACCATCGTTACATGGTGTTGGAAGTGACACTGAGCAACCTGTTTATTTGCATCAACATAATCGCAATAGTCACATGGTAGTGTTTGGTATGACGCGTGTCGGTAAAACGCGATTGATGTGCAATATCGTTGCGCAAGATATCCGTAACGGCGAAGCAGTTTTAATCATTGATCCTAAAAGCGATCTTGAGTTGCTGCAGGATATTGTAGCTGCTTGTAAGGTAGCTGGACGTGAAAAAGATTTAATGATTTTACACGCTGGGATGCCCGAGTTTTCTGCCAAATATAATCCATTGAATAATTTTGTGAACATTAGTGAAATTGCGACCCGTGTGACAGGCGCTATTTCGGCAGAAGGAGAAGGGCAGCAGTTTAAAGATTTTGCGTGGAAGTTTTTAAATATTGTATCTACCTGTTTAATGGAGATGGGTGAACCAATTAGCTACGCCACGCTCGCCTTTTATGTGACACGTCCGAAACAACTTCTTTATCAATATGGAGAAAAAATGTTTCCGATGAAAGACCCTCGCTATCAAGAAAAAATTGAACAAATACTGGCAGAAAATAGCAATAAAATTGATAAAAAGGGCAATAAAAAAGGGGATATGACGCAACAAGAAGCAGTACAAGTTTATGTTGAGAATTATATTCAAGAAACACTCGAAAGAGGAGACCGTAGTATTTATGACGCTATCATTGTCGATCTGCATTATGCCGCGAATCTAGGCGAAGAATATTATTCTAAAATTACCGCAAGCTTAGGTCCTGTTTTTGATAAAATTAATAAGACATCTGCGCGCGAAGTATTTTCTTGGGAAGGTGAAAGCACACTTCCTGTTATTCGACTTGAAGAAGTCATTCGCGATAAAAAAGTCGTGTACATGGGGCTTGATGCACTTTCTAATGAAGCGATGGCCAAAGCTATTAGCCAAGCCTTAATTGCTGATTTAGTAACGCTTATAGGCAAACTTTATAAAACCGCGCCTGATAAAAAATTTCCATTGTGTTTGCATGTCGATGAATTTAGCAATATGGTCAGAGACGAGTTTATTAATCTCTTAAATAAAGCGGGTGGTGCAGGGATTAAAGTTGCGGCTTATACACAAACCGTCAATGATTTAGGCGCTGTTTTTGGAACCAATAAAGATAAGCCTAAAATGCTTCTGGGTAACTTTGGCACGATGATTATGCTGCGTGTTGCCAATGACGACACTGCGGAAGTCTTTGTGAACTGCTTAGAGCGAACTCAAACACGTAGTGCCGTACCTTACACTACGACATCCGACAAACCAGACGCACAGGATGGCGATTTTTTCACAACGCAAAATACAGACTCGGTGAGTGAAGAATATCAATCCATTATTGAGGTCAATCATTTATTTTCATTACCTAAGGGTCAAGCTTTTGTGCTGACCGACGGCGGTAAACTCTACAAAATTCGAATTCCATTACCTGAAGCTCAAAAAGATTTACCAAATAGTTTTGAAGAAATTCTAAAACAAATTAATAGAAAGACAGTAATAGACTCGCATGAAGAGGTGAAATTATGA